The Siniperca chuatsi isolate FFG_IHB_CAS linkage group LG7, ASM2008510v1, whole genome shotgun sequence genome includes a window with the following:
- the lrfn1 gene encoding leucine-rich repeat and fibronectin type III domain-containing protein 1, producing MDRLVVCVLLCAALVKGYSCPGRCICQHLSPTLTLLCAKTGLLFVPPTIDRKTVELRLTDNFITIIRRKDFFNMTSLVHLTLSRNTISQITPHAFVGLRSLRALHMDGNRLSVIKSDHFKGLINLRHLILGNNQIHQVAPTSFDEFVATIEDLDLSNNNLRGLPWEAIARMTNINTLTLDHNLIDHIGAGTFTLLTKLVRLDMTSNRLQKLPPDSLFQHAQVLSDAKGSSSTTLAVSFGGNPLHCNCELLWLRRLTREDDLETCASPEHLMDKYFWSIQEEEFICDPPLITKHLSTKPFVMEGQGVTLKCKAVGDPDPDIHWRSPDGKLVHNNSRTILYDNGTLDILITTLKDSGAFNCVASNAAGIATAAVEINMIPLPLFVNNTGHMREDPGLSDITTSSKSGNDTKGYDKQDRRVMVTELTSSTAVIRWPSERHIPGIRMYQIQYNSTADDTLVYRMIPSTSKNFLINDLAAGREYDLCVLAVYDDGITSLTATRVVGCVQFHTASEVSQCRFMHSQFLGGTMIIIIGGIIVASVLVFIIILMIRYKAYSSPEDSKTKVSSSMHSQTNGSQQRLQHSASKQPSDEGQHEALPSKECMALVLRVDNEKREDPAATTAILEVELPPLTVDKMKRRTSLDAQRSGPPSEDTQTDSSLTGSTMSLCLIGPNAGTKEAPRLKDKKSALANMGLLPNELARTRHRFSFDGGDYSIFQSHSYPRRARTRWHKSTNQLNMESSPLTNRRVTFSSTEWMLESTV from the exons ATGGACCggctggttgtgtgtgtgctattGTGTGCAGCTCTGGTGAAGGGATACAGCTGCCCTGGCCGCTGCATCTGCCAGCACCTCTCCCCCACTCTGACTCTGCTCTGTGCTAAGACTGGCCTGTTGTTCGTACCCCCCACCATCGACCGCAAGACTGTCGAGCTGCGACTCACAGACAACTTCATCACCATCATCCGCAGGAAAGACTTTTTCAACATGACTAGTTTGGTCCACCTCACCTTGTCCCGTAACACCATCAGCCAGATCACCCCCCATGCCTTTGTCGGCCTACGATCCCTGCGGGCGCTCCACATGGATGGAAACCGCCTCAGTGTGATAAAGAGCGACCACTTTAAAGGCCTCATCAACCTGCGACACCTCATCCTGGGAAACAACCAGATCCACCAAGTGGCCCCCACCTCCTTTGATGAGTTTGTCGCCACCATAGAGGACTTGGATCTTTCCAATAACAACCTGCGCGGCCTTCCCTGGGAAGCCATAGCCAGAATGACCAACATTAACACGCTCACATTGGACCACAACCTGATTGACCACATTGGAGCAGGGACTTTTACGCTGCTCACCAAACTGGTCCGCCTGGACATGACCTCTAACAGGTTGCAGAAGCTGCCGCCAGACAGCCTGTTCCAGCACGCACAGGTCCTGTCTGACGCCAAGGGCTCCAGCTCCACCACTCTGGCTGTGAGCTTTGGTGGAAACCCTCTTCACTGTAACTGTGAGCTGCTGTGGCTCCGCAGGCTGACAAGAGAGGATGATCTGGAGACCTGTGCTTCGCCAGAGCACCTCATGGACAAGTATTTCTGGTCCATCCAAGAGGAGGAGTTTATCTGTGACCCTCCGCTGATCACCAAACATCTTTCCACTAAGCCCTTTGTGATGGAAGGGCAGGGTGTGACTCTTAAATGCAAGGCCGTGGGTGATCCAGACCCAGATATTCACTGGCGGTCCCCCGACGGCAAGCTGGTGCATAATAACTCCCGCACCATCCTGTATGATAATGGCACCCTTGATATTCTCATCACCACGCTGAAGGACAGCGGGGCATTTAATTGTGTGGCATCCAATGCCGCAGGCATCGCCACAGCTGCTGTTGAGATCAACATGATCCCCTTACCCTTGTTTGTTAACAACACAGGCCACATGCGTGAGGACCCCGGCCTCTCAGACATCACCACCTCCTCCAAATCTGGCAATGACACCAAGGGCTATGACAAGCAGGACAGGAGGGTGATGGTCACCGAGCTGACCTCCTCCACCGCTGTGATCCGTTGGCCATCTGAGCGCCACATCCCCGGCATCAGGATGTACCAGATTCAGTACAATAGCACGGCAGATGATACTTTGGTGTACAG AATGATCCCATCTACCAGCAAGAACTTCTTAATCAATGATCTGGCCGCAGGGCGGGAGTATGACCTTTGTGTGCTGGCGGTTTACGACGACGGCATCACATCATTAACAGCCACACGTGTGGTTGGCTGTGTGCAGTTCCACACGGCCAGCGAGGTCAGCCAGTGCCGCTTCATGCACAGCCAGTTCCTAGGAGGCACTATGATCATCATTATTGGTGGTATAATTGTTGCTTCAGTGCTGGTTTTCATTATCATCCTGATGATCCGTTACAAAGCCTACAGCAGCCCAGAGGACAGCAAGACCAAGGTCAGCTCCAGCATGCACTCCCAGACCAATGGCAGCCAACAGCGGCTCCAGCACTCTGCCTCCAAGCAGCCCTCTGATGAGGGCCAGCATGAAGCCCTACCGTCCAAAGAGTGCATGGCGCTGGTGCTGAGGGTGGACAATGAGAAGAGGGAGGATCCAGCAGCCACCACTGCCATCCTGGAGGTGGAGCTGCCTCCCCTGACTGTAGACAAGATGAAGAGAAGAACCAGCCTAGATGCACAGCGCTCTGGCCCCCCATCTGAGGACACGCAGACGGACAGTAGCCTGACGGGCTCCACCATGTCCCTGTGTCTCATAGGCCCCAATGCTGGCACTAAGGAGGCTCCCAGGCTCAAGGACAAGAAAAGTGCCCTGGCCAACATGGGATTGCTCCCTAATGAGCTGGCACGAACTAGGCACAGATTCTCGTTTGACGGAGGGGATTACTCCATTTTTCAGAGTCATAGTTACCCACGCAGAGCGAGGACGAGGTGGCACAAGTCCACCAACCAGCTCAACATGGAGTCATCGCCGCTCACCAACAGGAGAGTTACGTTCAGCAGCACTGAGTGGATGCTTGAGAGTACAGTCTGA
- the nkapd1 gene encoding NKAP domain containing 1 isoform X4 has protein sequence MEMWKMREWENQKSHHKHLSDTECVRGRMHRVPDQPRDLSRSRERVSEHDDREARYWSRKLYEFKANDPDRWGHSGFKELYPEEFESDGEKNSATKKTGCHKMKKSKSYTEPSLSKRSKKSSRKKKKKKKKKVEEGKRKKVECSSSSDDSSATKDKQRKRAKSQHKNKETVKTRGRDEDSSSGDSDDERERERRTHRRKKRKQDSRKATDSGLNSKKKRRKNWKAAGEESSDDSSGD, from the exons atggagatgtGGAAAATGCGAGAGTGGGAGAACCAAAAGTCCCACCACAAACATTTGTCAGACACAGAGTGTGTGAG GGGGCGAATGCATCGAGTGCCAGATCAACCCAGAGACCTGAGTCGAAGCAGAGAGCGAGTCTCAGAACATGATGACAGAGAGGCTCGATACTGGTCTCGCAAACTGTATGAATTTAAGGCCAATGATCCTGACAG GTGGGGACATAGCGGCTTCAAGGAGCTTTATCCGGAGGAGTTTGAAAGTGACGG tgAAAAAAACAGTGCCACAAAGAAAACTGGGTgccacaaaatgaaaaagtcCAAGTCTTACACAGAACCGAGCTTATCGAAACGATCAAAAAAATCCTCtcgaaagaagaaaaagaaaaagaagaagaaagttgaGGAGGGAAAGCGTAAGAAAGTGGAGTGCTCGAGCAGCAGTGATGACAGCAGTGCTACCAAAGACAAGCAGAGGAAAAGGGCTAAAAGTCAACATAAAAACAAGGAAACTGTAAAAACCAGAGGGAGGGACGAGGACAGCAGCTCAGGGGACAGTGatgatgaaagagagagggagagacggacTCACCGTCGCAAAAAGCGTAAGCAGGACTCCCGCAAAGCCACAGACTCAGGGCTGAACtcaaaaaagaagaggaggaaaaactgGAAAGCAGCAGGTGAGGAGAGCTCAGATGATAGTTCTGGAGACTGA
- the nkapd1 gene encoding NKAP domain containing 1 isoform X1, protein MSKQPLGKTLLRNVIRHTDAHNKIQEEMEMWKMREWENQKSHHKHLSDTECVRGRMHRVPDQPRDLSRSRERVSEHDDREARYWSRKLYEFKANDPDRWGHSGFKELYPEEFESDGEKNSATKKTGCHKMKKSKSYTEPSLSKRSKKSSRKKKKKKKKKVEEGKRKKVECSSSSDDSSATKDKQRKRAKSQHKNKETVKTRGRDEDSSSGDSDDERERERRTHRRKKRKQDSRKATDSGLNSKKKRRKNWKAAGEESSDDSSGD, encoded by the exons ATGTCAAAGCAGCCCTTGGGGAAGACGTTGTTGAGGAATGTAATCCGCCACACAGACGCCCACAACAAG ATccaggaggagatggagatgtGGAAAATGCGAGAGTGGGAGAACCAAAAGTCCCACCACAAACATTTGTCAGACACAGAGTGTGTGAG GGGGCGAATGCATCGAGTGCCAGATCAACCCAGAGACCTGAGTCGAAGCAGAGAGCGAGTCTCAGAACATGATGACAGAGAGGCTCGATACTGGTCTCGCAAACTGTATGAATTTAAGGCCAATGATCCTGACAG GTGGGGACATAGCGGCTTCAAGGAGCTTTATCCGGAGGAGTTTGAAAGTGACGG tgAAAAAAACAGTGCCACAAAGAAAACTGGGTgccacaaaatgaaaaagtcCAAGTCTTACACAGAACCGAGCTTATCGAAACGATCAAAAAAATCCTCtcgaaagaagaaaaagaaaaagaagaagaaagttgaGGAGGGAAAGCGTAAGAAAGTGGAGTGCTCGAGCAGCAGTGATGACAGCAGTGCTACCAAAGACAAGCAGAGGAAAAGGGCTAAAAGTCAACATAAAAACAAGGAAACTGTAAAAACCAGAGGGAGGGACGAGGACAGCAGCTCAGGGGACAGTGatgatgaaagagagagggagagacggacTCACCGTCGCAAAAAGCGTAAGCAGGACTCCCGCAAAGCCACAGACTCAGGGCTGAACtcaaaaaagaagaggaggaaaaactgGAAAGCAGCAGGTGAGGAGAGCTCAGATGATAGTTCTGGAGACTGA
- the nkapd1 gene encoding NKAP domain containing 1 isoform X2, whose protein sequence is MSKQPLGKTLLRNVIRHTDAHNKIQEEMEMWKMREWENQKSHHKHLSDTECVRGRMHRVPDQPRDLSRSRERVSEHDDREARYWSRKLYEFKANDPDRWGHSGFKELYPEEFESDGEKNSATKKTGCHKMKKSKSYTEPSLSKRSKKSSRKKKKKKKKKVEEGKRKKVECSSSSDDSSATKDKQRKRAKSQHKNKETVKTRGRDEDSSSGDSDDERERERRTHRRKKRKQDSRKATDSGLNSKKKRRKNWKAAGPFCIVLC, encoded by the exons ATGTCAAAGCAGCCCTTGGGGAAGACGTTGTTGAGGAATGTAATCCGCCACACAGACGCCCACAACAAG ATccaggaggagatggagatgtGGAAAATGCGAGAGTGGGAGAACCAAAAGTCCCACCACAAACATTTGTCAGACACAGAGTGTGTGAG GGGGCGAATGCATCGAGTGCCAGATCAACCCAGAGACCTGAGTCGAAGCAGAGAGCGAGTCTCAGAACATGATGACAGAGAGGCTCGATACTGGTCTCGCAAACTGTATGAATTTAAGGCCAATGATCCTGACAG GTGGGGACATAGCGGCTTCAAGGAGCTTTATCCGGAGGAGTTTGAAAGTGACGG tgAAAAAAACAGTGCCACAAAGAAAACTGGGTgccacaaaatgaaaaagtcCAAGTCTTACACAGAACCGAGCTTATCGAAACGATCAAAAAAATCCTCtcgaaagaagaaaaagaaaaagaagaagaaagttgaGGAGGGAAAGCGTAAGAAAGTGGAGTGCTCGAGCAGCAGTGATGACAGCAGTGCTACCAAAGACAAGCAGAGGAAAAGGGCTAAAAGTCAACATAAAAACAAGGAAACTGTAAAAACCAGAGGGAGGGACGAGGACAGCAGCTCAGGGGACAGTGatgatgaaagagagagggagagacggacTCACCGTCGCAAAAAGCGTAAGCAGGACTCCCGCAAAGCCACAGACTCAGGGCTGAACtcaaaaaagaagaggaggaaaaactgGAAAGCAGCAG GGCCGTTCTGTATTGTACTTTGTTAG
- the nkapd1 gene encoding NKAP domain containing 1 isoform X3 encodes MSKQPLGKTLLRNVIRHTDAHNKIQEEMEMWKMREWENQKSHHKHLSDTECVRGRMHRVPDQPRDLSRSRERVSEHDDREARYWSRKLYEFKANDPDSEKNSATKKTGCHKMKKSKSYTEPSLSKRSKKSSRKKKKKKKKKVEEGKRKKVECSSSSDDSSATKDKQRKRAKSQHKNKETVKTRGRDEDSSSGDSDDERERERRTHRRKKRKQDSRKATDSGLNSKKKRRKNWKAAGEESSDDSSGD; translated from the exons ATGTCAAAGCAGCCCTTGGGGAAGACGTTGTTGAGGAATGTAATCCGCCACACAGACGCCCACAACAAG ATccaggaggagatggagatgtGGAAAATGCGAGAGTGGGAGAACCAAAAGTCCCACCACAAACATTTGTCAGACACAGAGTGTGTGAG GGGGCGAATGCATCGAGTGCCAGATCAACCCAGAGACCTGAGTCGAAGCAGAGAGCGAGTCTCAGAACATGATGACAGAGAGGCTCGATACTGGTCTCGCAAACTGTATGAATTTAAGGCCAATGATCCTGACAG tgAAAAAAACAGTGCCACAAAGAAAACTGGGTgccacaaaatgaaaaagtcCAAGTCTTACACAGAACCGAGCTTATCGAAACGATCAAAAAAATCCTCtcgaaagaagaaaaagaaaaagaagaagaaagttgaGGAGGGAAAGCGTAAGAAAGTGGAGTGCTCGAGCAGCAGTGATGACAGCAGTGCTACCAAAGACAAGCAGAGGAAAAGGGCTAAAAGTCAACATAAAAACAAGGAAACTGTAAAAACCAGAGGGAGGGACGAGGACAGCAGCTCAGGGGACAGTGatgatgaaagagagagggagagacggacTCACCGTCGCAAAAAGCGTAAGCAGGACTCCCGCAAAGCCACAGACTCAGGGCTGAACtcaaaaaagaagaggaggaaaaactgGAAAGCAGCAGGTGAGGAGAGCTCAGATGATAGTTCTGGAGACTGA